The following proteins come from a genomic window of Heyndrickxia acidicola:
- a CDS encoding MDR family MFS transporter produces MEKEGNRKLLLIGLIIAMFFSALDGTIVGTAMPKIVGDLGGLSLMTWLTTAYLLTSTTVVPIAGKLADLLGRRSVYIAGLVIFMAASALCGIANNMTELIIYRGIQGIGGGVMMPMAMIVIGDMFTGKERAKFQGVFGGIYGLASVIGPQIGGWIVDTLNWKWVFYINLPVGIIATIFIALGLKGRKNNGPVNFDIAGMVTMIIGVVSLLLALSLGGVKYDWNSWQIIGLFALALVGIVSFVIVENKAKEPILPMHFFKNRTFVTLNLVGFFMTIGMFGAIMFVPFFMQGIVGVSATASGTIMTPMMVTMIITSIIGGQLVYKIGIKPQIMSGMFVMAAGLYLLTTLDMDSSKLIATTYMGVVGLGLGLVMPTITLALQETFDKTELGVVTSSSQFFRSIGGTFGATVLGAVMNSKSGTLLTDKLIPFLNKLPEQAAPLANQFKKTIDVSPQGVFQMLFNEKTLKQIPTQILDPMLPIIKTSLMVSLHSVFFTALAFILVGAFSTLFLKQIKLSNQKAGDKKEKENPEVEKAIS; encoded by the coding sequence ATTGAAAAAGAAGGTAATCGTAAACTATTGCTAATTGGACTTATCATAGCAATGTTTTTCTCAGCACTGGACGGTACAATTGTAGGAACTGCGATGCCTAAAATTGTTGGGGATCTTGGCGGCCTTAGTCTAATGACTTGGCTTACAACTGCTTACTTATTAACGTCTACTACGGTCGTTCCAATTGCAGGTAAATTAGCTGACCTTTTAGGCCGTAGAAGTGTATATATCGCCGGATTGGTTATCTTTATGGCCGCTTCAGCACTTTGTGGGATTGCGAATAATATGACGGAATTAATTATTTACCGTGGAATCCAAGGAATCGGCGGCGGTGTCATGATGCCGATGGCAATGATTGTAATTGGCGATATGTTTACTGGTAAAGAACGTGCAAAATTCCAAGGGGTTTTTGGCGGGATTTATGGTTTAGCATCCGTTATTGGTCCACAAATTGGTGGATGGATTGTTGACACATTAAACTGGAAATGGGTATTCTATATTAACCTTCCAGTTGGTATTATTGCGACAATCTTTATTGCGTTAGGTCTTAAAGGACGTAAAAATAATGGTCCCGTTAATTTCGATATTGCTGGTATGGTAACGATGATTATCGGGGTTGTCAGTTTGCTTCTTGCATTAAGTTTAGGTGGAGTTAAGTATGATTGGAATTCTTGGCAGATTATCGGTCTATTTGCTTTAGCATTAGTCGGAATTGTGAGCTTTGTTATCGTTGAAAATAAAGCAAAAGAGCCTATTCTTCCAATGCATTTTTTCAAAAACAGAACGTTCGTGACGTTAAATTTAGTTGGATTCTTTATGACAATTGGTATGTTTGGTGCGATTATGTTTGTACCTTTCTTCATGCAAGGGATAGTTGGCGTAAGTGCTACTGCATCTGGAACGATTATGACTCCAATGATGGTAACAATGATTATTACAAGTATTATTGGTGGTCAACTTGTTTACAAAATTGGAATTAAGCCACAAATAATGTCAGGTATGTTTGTTATGGCTGCTGGTTTATATTTATTAACTACACTGGACATGGATTCAAGTAAATTAATTGCCACAACTTATATGGGAGTTGTAGGTCTTGGATTGGGACTAGTTATGCCAACAATCACACTGGCTCTACAAGAAACGTTTGATAAAACGGAACTTGGAGTAGTAACTTCATCAAGTCAATTTTTCCGGTCAATTGGCGGGACTTTTGGAGCTACAGTTCTTGGAGCAGTGATGAATAGTAAATCAGGTACTCTTTTAACAGATAAATTAATACCATTCTTAAATAAATTACCTGAGCAAGCAGCACCTTTAGCAAATCAGTTTAAGAAAACAATTGATGTAAGTCCTCAAGGTGTGTTCCAAATGCTCTTTAATGAGAAAACATTGAAACAAATCCCAACTCAAATATTAGATCCAATGCTGCCAATCATAAAAACATCCTTAATGGTATCACTACACAGTGTGTTTTTTACAGCATTAGCTTTTATATTAGTTGGAGCATTTAGTACTCTTTTCTTAAAACAAATTAAATTGTCAAATCAAAAAGCTGGAGATAAAAAAGAAAAAGAAAATCCAGAAGTTGAAAAAGCAATTTCATAA
- a CDS encoding MarR family transcriptional regulator: MGKSEYIERIQIALQTSIQKMQPKMTESLNKHGITATQFFVLMYLRNNESCKISGIADFMGVKPSAVSFMIDRLEHNHFVYREHDKKDRRVVNIKLSEEGIKKLNLVIQERKEIFESSLLTLTDEELLQFAKIAEKLAGSVTP; encoded by the coding sequence TTGGGTAAGAGTGAGTACATTGAGCGAATTCAGATTGCTCTTCAAACTTCCATTCAAAAAATGCAGCCTAAAATGACAGAAAGCTTGAATAAACATGGAATAACAGCCACTCAGTTTTTTGTATTAATGTATTTACGCAATAATGAAAGCTGTAAAATATCTGGAATCGCAGATTTTATGGGTGTGAAACCGAGTGCAGTATCATTTATGATTGATCGACTTGAACATAACCATTTTGTTTATCGCGAGCATGATAAAAAAGATAGAAGAGTTGTTAATATTAAGCTAAGTGAAGAAGGGATTAAAAAACTTAATCTTGTTATTCAAGAAAGAAAAGAGATTTTTGAAAGTTCGTTGTTAACTCTTACAGACGAAGAACTTTTACAATTTGCGAAGATAGCTGAAAAGCTTGCGGGATCAGTAACACCATAA
- a CDS encoding class I SAM-dependent methyltransferase, producing MTTSINVFSESVSQYLKYTEMPWGKLFYSTALAQMENYLKVENNSSVLDIGCGFGLTGISLAKKGCNVLGIEPNQDLLTVAKEKALKERVNVELRNLNITQLNSVDYKADFLICHNVLEYVENPEKAISDFADKTKDKGYISIITHNPHANVLKKAIVDKSPTKALSYIGNKTDYSSVIGADISLFSKEDIEEWLNKAGFKVVNRFGIHNLYGYIDNEFKFDAEWNKQAAELEMQVCNLSPYRDIAVFTHTIAQLA from the coding sequence ATGACAACTAGTATAAATGTATTTTCGGAAAGTGTATCACAATATCTGAAATATACAGAAATGCCATGGGGAAAGCTATTTTATTCGACAGCTCTAGCCCAAATGGAAAATTACTTAAAAGTAGAGAATAATAGTAGTGTTTTAGATATAGGATGCGGATTTGGATTGACTGGTATATCGTTAGCAAAAAAAGGGTGCAACGTGCTAGGGATTGAACCTAATCAAGATTTATTAACCGTTGCTAAAGAAAAAGCCCTTAAGGAAAGAGTTAATGTAGAACTTAGGAATCTAAATATTACACAATTAAATTCAGTTGATTATAAAGCTGACTTTTTAATTTGTCACAATGTCCTTGAATATGTAGAAAATCCTGAAAAGGCGATTAGTGATTTTGCCGATAAGACGAAAGACAAGGGTTATATCTCTATTATTACGCATAACCCACATGCAAATGTTTTAAAGAAGGCAATAGTCGATAAATCACCAACCAAAGCCTTATCGTATATTGGAAACAAAACAGATTACAGTTCGGTAATAGGGGCTGACATATCGCTCTTTTCAAAAGAAGACATTGAAGAGTGGTTGAATAAAGCGGGATTTAAAGTAGTAAATCGTTTTGGTATTCATAATTTATATGGATATATAGATAATGAATTTAAGTTTGATGCTGAGTGGAACAAACAAGCAGCTGAACTGGAAATGCAGGTTTGTAACCTATCGCCTTACCGTGATATAGCGGTCTTCACTCATACCATTGCACAGTTAGCCTAA
- a CDS encoding SRPBCC family protein, with protein sequence MDTQVTTKMKILKPANEVFEAIVDPEKIGNFWFSRSSERWEEGKTIALRYDEYNAQGDIKVLEVEENKKMVFSWGGYGQETVVTITLKELDRSTTIIEVNESGLKEDDPEIVNKMMGQKEGWVYTLTCLKGYLENGVNTLRASLIH encoded by the coding sequence ATGGATACTCAAGTAACTACTAAAATGAAAATTCTAAAGCCAGCTAATGAAGTTTTTGAAGCCATCGTAGACCCTGAAAAAATCGGGAATTTTTGGTTCTCAAGGAGCTCTGAAAGATGGGAAGAAGGTAAAACGATTGCATTGAGATATGATGAATACAATGCTCAAGGGGATATAAAGGTATTAGAAGTAGAGGAAAATAAGAAAATGGTGTTCTCATGGGGCGGATATGGTCAAGAAACGGTTGTTACCATTACGCTAAAAGAGTTGGATCGCTCGACTACAATTATTGAAGTAAATGAATCAGGTTTGAAAGAAGATGACCCAGAAATAGTAAACAAAATGATGGGACAAAAAGAAGGCTGGGTGTATACGTTAACTTGTTTAAAGGGTTACTTGGAAAATGGCGTGAATACATTAAGAGCATCATTAATTCATTAA
- a CDS encoding YciI family protein: protein MLKRLRKSVFVKFPAPRPNFHNEMTEKEKELMQGHAAHWAALLEEGKALATGPILDPSGAFGFGVLLTENENEAREWVKNDPAQQINTFEFCLMFVSYIEK, encoded by the coding sequence ATGTTAAAGCGATTGCGAAAATCAGTTTTTGTCAAGTTTCCTGCCCCACGACCAAATTTTCACAACGAAATGACTGAAAAAGAAAAAGAGTTGATGCAAGGGCATGCTGCTCATTGGGCTGCTTTGTTAGAGGAAGGCAAGGCACTTGCCACTGGCCCCATTCTTGACCCAAGTGGTGCTTTTGGTTTCGGTGTTCTCCTAACCGAAAATGAGAATGAGGCAAGAGAATGGGTCAAGAACGATCCAGCACAGCAAATTAATACATTTGAATTTTGTTTAATGTTCGTTTCATATATAGAAAAATAA
- a CDS encoding aldo/keto reductase, whose product MKKRAIGHNGPLVSEIGLGCMGMSWLYGNADRNESIATIHAALEEGITLFDTGDFYGDGHNELLLREALQGIHRDNAFISVKFDGKLHSQGKNHRNGDNQPHAIKNCLEDTLLRLGVEYIDLYQPARLDPNEPIEETVGAIADMVKAGYVRYIGLSEVGVDTIRRAHSVHPISWLQIEYSLFNRGIETKILPTLRELGISLSAYGVLSRGLLSGTWSKNRVLGSDDKRGNAPRFTSENLEKNLALVESLREIAKEKQVTVAQLAIAWVLSRGEDVIPLVGARKRVQLQDSLRAVDLTLSPNDLSRIEEAVPSELVAGEYYSKPREKWFFN is encoded by the coding sequence ATGAAAAAGCGAGCAATTGGTCATAACGGTCCTCTGGTTTCAGAGATTGGACTTGGATGTATGGGGATGTCCTGGTTATATGGCAATGCTGATCGAAACGAAAGCATTGCAACAATTCACGCTGCACTTGAAGAAGGCATTACACTCTTTGATACAGGGGATTTCTATGGCGATGGACATAATGAATTACTTCTACGTGAAGCTTTGCAAGGAATCCACCGTGATAATGCGTTCATTTCAGTGAAATTTGATGGTAAGCTGCACTCGCAGGGCAAGAATCATCGGAATGGAGATAACCAACCTCATGCCATAAAGAATTGCCTTGAGGATACTCTACTGCGTCTAGGTGTGGAATACATCGATCTTTATCAGCCAGCCCGTCTAGATCCAAACGAACCAATTGAAGAAACAGTTGGTGCGATTGCCGATATGGTTAAAGCGGGATATGTGCGGTATATTGGTCTTTCTGAAGTAGGAGTGGATACAATTCGTCGCGCACATTCTGTACATCCAATTAGTTGGTTGCAGATAGAATACTCACTATTTAATCGGGGCATTGAAACAAAAATCTTACCTACTTTACGGGAACTAGGCATTTCGCTTTCGGCTTACGGTGTTCTCTCTAGGGGGCTGTTGAGTGGTACATGGTCTAAAAATCGCGTGTTAGGTTCGGATGATAAGCGTGGTAATGCGCCTCGGTTTACCAGCGAAAATCTTGAAAAGAACTTAGCCCTTGTAGAGTCCTTGCGTGAAATTGCGAAAGAAAAGCAAGTAACCGTTGCACAGCTTGCTATCGCATGGGTTCTATCTCGGGGTGAAGATGTTATCCCATTAGTTGGGGCAAGAAAGCGAGTACAACTTCAGGATTCACTCCGTGCAGTTGATCTGACCTTAAGTCCAAATGACCTTTCACGAATCGAAGAAGCAGTACCTTCAGAACTTGTCGCCGGAGAATACTACTCTAAACCACGGGAGAAATGGTTTTTCAACTAA
- a CDS encoding branched-chain amino acid transporter permease: MTMNITQQIITIAMVVLGTMLTRFLPFIVFPSGKPTPKYVQYLGKVLPSAVIGLLVIYCFKDVSILAGSHGIPELIGVAVVALLHVWQKKMLLSIAGGTIAYMIMVQFVF; this comes from the coding sequence ATGACAATGAATATAACTCAGCAGATTATTACGATTGCTATGGTTGTTTTAGGAACAATGCTAACAAGATTTCTTCCATTTATTGTTTTCCCATCAGGTAAACCCACACCGAAGTATGTACAGTATCTCGGCAAAGTGCTACCATCGGCGGTCATTGGACTTTTAGTTATTTATTGCTTCAAAGATGTGAGTATACTTGCTGGTAGTCACGGCATTCCTGAACTTATTGGGGTCGCAGTCGTGGCACTGCTACATGTTTGGCAGAAAAAAATGCTCCTCTCCATTGCTGGCGGAACCATTGCCTATATGATTATGGTCCAATTTGTTTTTTAG
- a CDS encoding PaaI family thioesterase: protein MKKKIDEQEIYEKHYKQIYKQVKNDPYAESLGIQLTKFEAGFAEAVLKVQDHMVNAFGTVHGAVIYALADHAFSVACNAYGKTSVGLSTTIQFIEAAKPGDKIVARATEVRRNFRTGFYRIEIFHEQNLIATMEAVSYRKDHYFIELDEQD, encoded by the coding sequence ATGAAAAAGAAAATTGATGAGCAAGAAATTTATGAAAAGCACTACAAACAAATTTATAAACAAGTAAAAAATGATCCATATGCTGAATCATTAGGTATCCAGCTAACAAAATTTGAGGCTGGTTTTGCGGAAGCTGTTCTAAAAGTGCAGGATCATATGGTAAATGCTTTTGGAACTGTTCATGGTGCAGTTATTTATGCTTTAGCAGACCACGCCTTTTCGGTAGCTTGTAATGCGTATGGAAAAACCTCAGTAGGACTATCCACAACAATCCAGTTTATAGAAGCCGCAAAACCTGGAGATAAGATCGTTGCCCGTGCAACTGAAGTAAGACGAAACTTTCGTACTGGATTTTATCGAATTGAGATTTTTCATGAGCAAAATCTAATAGCAACAATGGAAGCTGTTTCTTACCGTAAGGATCATTATTTTATTGAATTAGATGAACAAGATTAA
- a CDS encoding DinB family protein has translation MLQHEYGWVRQTRGTLLDFCGKLDSNHFTHTNGFGWQSVRDTLVHIADCYVAWLGSFVLLKTNKPLTPREDLHNFSLEQIIARFEQVDSIVNELLELHGHNLNVLIEREIPWREAPELLSITPLKLLMHTITHEFHHKGQIVAMLRQMGYEPPNTDVLGTEN, from the coding sequence ATGCTTCAACATGAATATGGATGGGTTCGACAAACTAGAGGAACTCTGTTAGATTTTTGCGGGAAATTAGATTCTAATCATTTTACTCATACAAATGGATTCGGTTGGCAAAGTGTAAGAGACACATTGGTGCATATAGCAGATTGCTATGTTGCATGGCTTGGCTCATTTGTTTTATTAAAGACAAACAAACCACTTACTCCAAGGGAAGATTTACATAATTTCAGTTTAGAGCAAATAATAGCACGATTTGAACAAGTGGATTCAATCGTAAATGAACTATTAGAACTACATGGACATAATTTAAACGTGTTAATTGAGAGAGAGATCCCTTGGAGAGAAGCACCGGAACTTTTATCTATTACTCCTCTTAAATTGCTAATGCACACTATTACTCACGAGTTTCATCACAAGGGACAAATAGTAGCTATGCTCCGTCAGATGGGTTATGAGCCCCCAAATACAGACGTATTAGGAACAGAAAATTAA
- a CDS encoding MFS transporter — protein MLKQEHQAGFLKVYYFFIFFAPGSLFTLLSVYLRDKIHLTGIQIGTVMAVGPIVSILMQPIWGMIADYKQKPTLILSSTLLASSFAAMIYCFSTSYITVLISSILLFIPFSAVNPLSDSITVSYSKRMKLEYGSFRLWGALGYALAAVIMGQMMEKISSSIIFYSFILISLIAAFFSYKLPSEKIIDHKASFKSFKNLLTYPQFALFLLATFFTFGPMDANNTFLGMYIQGIGGTAANVGLAWFLVAAFEVPFMKLSSFFIGKFASLNVVLIATVASSLRYILYYFSTSIIIVYLSTMIQGFAFALCITASLQYVMDISNKEMKNTAISLYSTVAYGIGNCSFTIVGGWIYDKFGIHIMYLAFGIITVIGIAMFILLRSIGVNHSRKKLE, from the coding sequence TTGTTGAAACAAGAGCATCAAGCTGGTTTCTTAAAAGTTTACTATTTTTTTATTTTCTTCGCTCCTGGGTCATTATTCACTTTGTTAAGCGTATATTTACGAGATAAGATTCATTTAACAGGTATTCAAATTGGTACGGTAATGGCTGTAGGTCCTATTGTAAGTATATTAATGCAGCCTATTTGGGGAATGATTGCTGATTATAAACAAAAACCAACATTAATCCTTTCATCTACCCTTTTGGCTTCTTCATTTGCGGCAATGATATATTGCTTCTCTACTAGCTATATCACGGTACTCATATCCTCTATTTTGCTCTTTATACCATTTAGTGCAGTCAATCCATTAAGTGATAGTATAACGGTAAGTTATTCTAAAAGGATGAAACTTGAATATGGCAGTTTTCGACTTTGGGGAGCTTTAGGTTATGCACTAGCTGCTGTCATTATGGGACAAATGATGGAAAAAATAAGTTCCTCCATCATTTTTTATAGTTTTATTTTAATCTCTTTGATAGCTGCTTTTTTTTCGTATAAGCTGCCCTCAGAAAAGATCATTGATCATAAGGCTAGTTTTAAAAGTTTTAAAAACTTACTGACATATCCTCAATTTGCCCTATTTCTTTTAGCGACATTTTTTACTTTTGGTCCAATGGATGCCAATAATACATTTTTGGGAATGTACATTCAGGGGATTGGTGGAACCGCTGCTAATGTAGGGTTAGCTTGGTTTTTAGTAGCAGCATTTGAAGTACCCTTTATGAAGCTCTCAAGTTTCTTTATAGGAAAATTTGCTTCATTAAATGTAGTTCTTATTGCGACAGTGGCATCATCCCTGCGGTACATTCTTTATTATTTTTCAACGTCAATAATCATTGTCTATCTCAGCACAATGATACAAGGATTTGCATTTGCTTTATGTATCACAGCTAGCCTTCAATACGTTATGGATATATCCAATAAAGAAATGAAAAATACTGCGATATCTCTTTATTCTACTGTGGCTTATGGCATAGGAAATTGTTCATTTACGATAGTGGGTGGTTGGATTTATGATAAATTCGGCATTCATATTATGTACCTTGCTTTTGGCATCATTACAGTTATCGGTATAGCAATGTTTATATTATTACGAAGTATTGGAGTCAACCACTCAAGAAAAAAGCTGGAGTAA
- a CDS encoding GNAT family N-acetyltransferase — protein MQDSILIDKMLREDWEQVREIYIEGMATGNATFQKQAPTWAEWDMSHKPECRIVARFEGEILGWAALSPVSSRWVYNGVAEVSIYVSQLYRGKGIGNRLLNSLITTSEENGYWTLQSGIFPENISSIALHKKYGFRQVGRRERIGKMDGIWRDTVLLERRSKTVGIK, from the coding sequence ATGCAGGATTCAATACTGATTGATAAAATGCTTCGTGAAGATTGGGAGCAAGTACGCGAAATTTACATAGAAGGAATGGCTACCGGAAATGCAACATTTCAAAAGCAAGCTCCTACCTGGGCAGAATGGGATATGAGTCATAAACCTGAGTGTCGGATTGTTGCCCGTTTTGAAGGGGAGATTTTGGGTTGGGCTGCGTTGAGTCCTGTTTCAAGTCGCTGGGTTTATAACGGAGTTGCCGAAGTGAGTATTTATGTTAGCCAACTCTATAGAGGGAAAGGAATTGGTAATAGGCTTTTAAATTCACTAATTACAACAAGTGAAGAGAACGGATACTGGACCTTACAATCCGGAATATTCCCTGAAAATATTTCTAGCATTGCATTACACAAAAAATACGGGTTTAGACAAGTTGGGAGACGCGAACGTATTGGTAAAATGGATGGTATATGGCGTGATACTGTCTTATTAGAAAGAAGAAGTAAAACCGTTGGAATTAAGTAA
- a CDS encoding cold-shock protein has product MEQGTVKWFNSEKVFGFIERENGDDVFVHFSAIQSEGFKSLDEGQKVTFDVEQGARGAQAANVQKA; this is encoded by the coding sequence ATGGAACAAGGTACAGTTAAATGGTTTAATTCAGAAAAAGTTTTTGGATTTATCGAACGTGAAAATGGAGACGATGTATTCGTTCACTTCTCTGCTATCCAAAGTGAAGGTTTCAAATCTTTAGATGAAGGTCAAAAAGTAACATTTGACGTTGAGCAAGGCGCTCGTGGAGCTCAAGCTGCTAACGTTCAAAAAGCTTAA
- a CDS encoding VOC family protein yields the protein MKIKGFGGVFWRTKDVVSLKNWYKETLGLSMEEWNGTVIKPDADNETIFSLFKESNDYFPEEQSVMLNFQVENIEAWMEHFNKIGIPLLKQPEKSEFGTFIWISDPDGRWIEIWEK from the coding sequence ATGAAAATTAAAGGTTTCGGTGGGGTTTTTTGGAGAACAAAAGATGTTGTCTCATTAAAAAATTGGTATAAAGAAACTCTAGGTTTATCGATGGAAGAGTGGAATGGTACTGTCATCAAGCCAGATGCTGACAACGAAACAATCTTTTCTTTGTTTAAAGAAAGCAATGATTATTTTCCAGAAGAACAATCTGTGATGCTAAATTTCCAAGTAGAAAATATCGAAGCTTGGATGGAACATTTCAATAAAATTGGAATACCACTTTTAAAACAGCCTGAAAAAAGCGAGTTTGGAACATTTATTTGGATTTCTGATCCAGATGGAAGATGGATTGAAATATGGGAGAAATAA
- a CDS encoding SDR family oxidoreductase, which translates to MKLSGNTILITGGSTGIGLAFAERFLKAGNKVIVCGRREQVLQEAKEKHPELITRVSHLDDEAERIALFDWATTNYPEVNVLVNNAGIQQRFNLLKADAKNNWSYFNKEMTTNIEAPFHLSMLFAPYFAAKEEAAIINVTSGLAFTPFAIAPIYSATKAALHSFTMSLRHQLSESSVEVIEVAPPAVNTDLGGTGLHTHGEPLDAFADGIFKGLEEGKKEIGYGSSVDRLRMSRDEIDEYTENMYQATKNMIE; encoded by the coding sequence ATGAAGCTTTCAGGAAATACAATCCTTATCACCGGAGGAAGTACTGGAATTGGCTTAGCTTTTGCAGAAAGATTTTTAAAAGCGGGAAATAAAGTCATTGTCTGCGGGCGGCGTGAACAGGTGCTTCAAGAAGCGAAAGAAAAACACCCCGAGCTTATTACCCGTGTCAGTCATTTGGATGATGAAGCCGAGCGCATTGCCTTGTTTGATTGGGCAACAACGAACTATCCAGAAGTAAATGTTTTAGTGAACAATGCAGGAATCCAACAGCGTTTTAATCTATTAAAAGCAGATGCAAAGAACAATTGGAGTTATTTTAATAAAGAAATGACAACCAATATTGAAGCCCCTTTTCATCTGTCGATGCTATTCGCTCCGTATTTTGCTGCAAAAGAAGAAGCGGCTATCATCAACGTGACATCCGGGTTAGCTTTCACACCATTTGCCATTGCACCAATTTATTCAGCAACAAAAGCGGCACTCCATTCATTTACAATGAGTCTAAGACACCAACTATCTGAGTCATCTGTAGAAGTCATTGAAGTGGCTCCTCCAGCAGTGAATACAGATTTAGGCGGTACAGGGCTTCATACACATGGAGAACCTTTAGATGCCTTCGCAGATGGTATTTTCAAAGGATTAGAAGAAGGAAAAAAAGAAATTGGATACGGTTCTTCTGTAGATCGCTTACGGATGTCAAGAGATGAAATCGATGAATACACAGAAAATATGTACCAGGCTACGAAGAATATGATTGAATAA
- a CDS encoding MerR family transcriptional regulator: MKYYSISEAAGQFGIPESTLRYYEKKGLLPLMERDEAGRRLFSEDQISLLGTVICLKNTHMPISGIKQYIDWILEGDSTIERRLEMMKNHKQAVEDEILLMTESLKGIDVKITRYMNRIQESKG, encoded by the coding sequence ATGAAGTATTATTCCATTAGCGAAGCCGCAGGGCAATTTGGTATTCCTGAATCAACGCTGCGTTATTATGAAAAAAAAGGATTGCTGCCACTAATGGAGCGCGATGAAGCTGGCAGGCGGTTATTTTCAGAAGACCAAATTTCACTCCTTGGAACCGTAATATGTTTAAAAAATACGCATATGCCAATCAGCGGTATTAAGCAGTATATTGATTGGATCTTAGAAGGAGACAGTACGATTGAACGCAGACTTGAAATGATGAAGAATCATAAACAAGCAGTGGAAGACGAAATCTTATTGATGACAGAATCCTTAAAGGGCATAGATGTAAAAATAACACGTTATATGAACCGCATTCAGGAAAGTAAGGGTTAA
- a CDS encoding PhzF family phenazine biosynthesis protein, which translates to MKSIKVHHYDAFSSEPNKGNPAGVVLNGDELTEEEMQETAFKVGFNETAFTVQSDRADVRIRYFTPGQEVDLCGHATIATIFALHEKGLIGDKTDFSIETNAGILPIKISSHDHSVYITMRQAPPEFKDFNGSIEDLAHSIGLEKADIDHHIPIVYGSTGNWTLLIPIKSLDPFKKMKPNNKVFPAILTEMPKASIHPFCLETFSPNAHMHGRHFSSPYSGMIEDPVTGTASGVMGAYYAKYIDTNFKESLRLLVEQGQEMEKDGQVLVDVHKSESGYDIEITGNAVWVKDFEVKL; encoded by the coding sequence ATGAAATCCATTAAGGTACACCATTATGATGCATTTAGCAGTGAGCCTAATAAAGGAAATCCAGCAGGTGTTGTTTTAAATGGAGATGAACTAACAGAAGAAGAAATGCAAGAAACAGCTTTTAAAGTTGGTTTTAACGAGACGGCTTTTACCGTTCAATCTGATAGGGCTGATGTAAGAATACGTTATTTCACACCAGGCCAGGAAGTAGATCTTTGCGGGCATGCAACGATTGCAACCATATTTGCCTTACACGAAAAGGGGCTCATAGGGGATAAAACGGACTTTTCAATTGAAACGAATGCAGGCATACTCCCAATAAAAATCAGCTCTCATGATCATAGCGTTTATATAACTATGAGGCAGGCCCCGCCCGAATTTAAAGATTTTAATGGATCCATTGAGGATTTAGCTCATTCCATTGGACTGGAAAAAGCGGATATTGATCATCATATACCTATTGTATATGGCAGTACTGGGAATTGGACATTATTAATCCCCATAAAAAGCCTTGATCCTTTTAAAAAGATGAAACCTAATAATAAGGTATTTCCTGCTATCTTAACAGAAATGCCAAAAGCATCGATTCATCCGTTTTGTCTAGAAACATTCAGCCCTAACGCTCATATGCACGGAAGGCATTTCTCTTCTCCTTATTCTGGAATGATTGAGGATCCCGTGACGGGAACAGCTTCAGGGGTAATGGGAGCGTATTATGCTAAATACATAGATACCAATTTTAAAGAATCCCTAAGGCTCTTAGTAGAACAAGGGCAAGAAATGGAGAAAGACGGGCAAGTGCTGGTAGATGTCCATAAGTCTGAATCTGGTTATGATATAGAGATTACTGGAAACGCAGTATGGGTAAAGGACTTTGAAGTAAAATTGTAG